In Mytilus edulis chromosome 3, xbMytEdul2.2, whole genome shotgun sequence, the genomic window TGACCCTAACAAtcttactttatttattttcagttagCTAATAGTTCTCTGTCTGAAGAAGCCGTGTTAGGATTTGAGTATGGTATGAGTATAGATGACCCTAAAAGTTTAGTTATATGGGAAGCACAGTTTGGAGACTTCTTCAATGGAGCACAGATTATGATAGACACATATATAGCTAGTGGAGAGTGTatgtatatcaaaattaaatgttgttttttagaggttgataattgttatttctctaatttttgtgctatgtTTACATTTCCTGAGCAGTGTGAGAAATGTTCTCAGCAATTGATTAGTCGAAACTTAGCTATGATGTTTAATTTTCTTCTGAAATATCCTGTTGTGAtgtcatgaaaaaaggcaaccatgTCTGATGACCTCACATCTAAGAACAAAAGTTTCTACTATCTTTGAAAAGaataataaatcattagataaacagattccaccactataacttgtgtattacgatatttctcaaCTCTCAaccattaaattttaattatttaaactgtctggagtggagaaatattgtgaCACAATTTGTTGCAGAAATagaatcttttttatattataggaAAAGTAGGTCAAATTAAAAactcaaattcatttttttcatgagCCACTACAGATTCAATCTCTTTATAAAACAAACTATAGTTCATCATTAGAGAAATTATTGTTTGGTAAAAGTGTTCACACTATAAAAAtactaactgtttacaaaactttatttattttgaaatcttaaaaaaTTTCTTCCcaaggaatagataaccttagctgtattgaTAGGCGAAATCTTAAAgaattttgtgtcctcaatgTTCTCAACATTgtactttattttgtcttttaacttttctgtttagagcgtcactgatcagtttTATGTAGACAAAAATTTGTCTGGCATACACAATTTTAAGCctgatatatatgatgagtttatttctaacCTATATATTAAATACCTGTTGTAAGAAGTTATAAAAAAAAGGGTCACTGGAAGTCAAACTCATTAAactcattgaaattaattatctGATTTCAGTAAAATGGTTATTACAGAGTGATTTAGTGATGTTATTACCTCATGGTATGGATGGAGCAGGGCCTGAACACTCATCATGTAAAATTGAAAGGTTTTTACAGGTAATGTCAAAAGGTCAGGGTCATTTATGTCAAAGGTCGAGGTATGTAAAATGGTTATTTCAAAGTGACTTACTGATGTTACTACTACATGGCATAGATAGAGCAGGACATAAAAACTCCTCATGTAAAGTTGAAAGGTTTTATACAGTTTATATAAAATGATCAAGGTCATttatgtcaaaggtcaaggtatgTAAAATGGTTATTACAGAGTGAGTTCGTGATGTAACTACCACATGGTATGGATGGAGCAGGACCTGAACACTCATTCTGTAAAATTTAACGGTTTCTACAGGTAATATCATAAGATCAAGGTGATTTATGTCAAAGGTCAATGCTTGTAAAATACAGAGCCACTTAGTGATGTTATTACCTCATGGTAAGGATGGAGCATGACATAAACACTCACCAAGTAAAATTGAAAGGTTTTTACAGATTATATCATAAGGTCATGTTCATTTATGTCAATGGTCAAGGTTTTCTAAATGGATATTACAAAGCAAGTTATTGATGTTATTACCACATGGCATGGATGAAATAGAACCTGAATGCTTAttatgtaaaattgtttgttttttaaaagtaatGTCATAAGATCAAGGTCATgtatgtcaaaggtcaaggtttgTTAAACGTTATTTCAGAGTTACTTGATGATGTTACGAACAAATTACATAGATGGAGCACTACCTGAACACTCACCAGGTAGAATTGATAGGTTTCTACAGGATATTTCATAAGGGCAAGTTCATttatgtcaaaggtcaaggtttaTTTTCAAGAGAATTTGGGACATCTgaatttttgtaaagaaaatttgaaagttataaaaaaatatgtttttaccaAGTAATTTTTccattaattttaaaaagaaatgtacagTTTAAAGTTGTGTAGCAAAGCCTTACATATTAATCTAAGATTGAGATTTTGAGTTCAGTGACTTCTTTTTGtcctgttttaaattttaaacacttATTTCCAGGCAACAGACAGTAGTGAACACAAAGTAGATGGAGACAATGTCAACCTTCAGGTTGTCAATGCTACAACTCCAGCTCAATACTTCCATCTTCTCAGACGTCAGGTGGTTCGGAACTTCAGAAAACCATTGGTGGTGGTAGCTCCTAAAACAATCTTACGTTTACCTGCAGCAACCTCTACCTTAGACGATATGTTACCTGGAAAGACATTCTTACCAGTGATTGGTGATAAGAAAGTCAAAGGTGACAAGGTCAAAAAGATCATTTTCTGTAGCGGAAAACATTTCTATACATTGGATAAGGAGAGGGATTCAAGGAAGTTAGAAGATGTAGCACTTGTTAGAATAGaggtacttttaaaaaataaaatcaaagaaattcaaaatggaaattccctgatcaaatggcaaaataaaaagctcaaacacatcaaaaaaatggacaaaaattgtcatattcctgacttggtacaggcattatttTAAGTAGAAAAtagttgattaaacctggttttcatagctagcgaaacctctcacttgtatgaaattaGCAGAAAATATCATTACATTGACAATGATGTGGGTCTTTGtgggaacaaaacaaacagacacaattgGCAAAAAAGTTTGGGTTATGCAGACTGAAAATTATGATTCCATTTTTTgagaactttattttttaattatgtgGTTTgaagcctctggcttttgttagtcttgtatcattttaacttttagtttcttgtgtacaatttggagtttagtatggcgttcatcatcactgaactagtatgtatttgtttaggggccagctgaaagacgcctacAAATGCGGGAATTTCTTGTTGCATAGAAGACCtgctggtgaccttctgctgttgtgtgctctatggttgggttgttgtctctttggcacattccccatttccattctcaattttatttgaaaaaaatccattaaaacatgtattttgtattcaatccacattttcatatttcaattttcatacaCTAGAAATGATTTTGACCCTGATTTTCCAGTAATTGAACCTTTACACATATAAAAAGAGGTAGTGTGCCATGGTGTCCTTCATTGTATTGACACATAATGTTATGTCTTTGATATATTTGAAAAAGATTATTCTCACCACTTACTAAAAAGATAACTAACTTTTCATTGTAGAGTCTATGTCCATTCCCAGTAGGGGAAATTCAACAAGAAGTAACCAAATATCCTAATGCTACAGgtatgttttaattatttcaatttatacagcaatgattattttttaatttgcataatgTTAAAAGAAGGTAGTagaaaaaagtattcaaaattttttataatcaaacagATTCAAGATGTCAATTTGATTACCTTACAAAGTTCTCCCTCAGAGCCTTTTTAAACAGTAATTAGCATCAAATGAAACACTTAAGATAATTCAATACACCTCATTCCCATCTGGAAATCTGTCCTGGTTAACCTGAGAATATGTTCCGTTTGAACTATTGACaccatacaacaatcacttttccattgtggcatcagatatttggtattatgactttaaaattttatgggaaccttttcgatgtccagtaatggcgaaCAAATAGCGATACAATGTATGAAGATATACTATCTATGTCGGTCATCAAACACAAAACACCAACCAATACATGCCATTTCTAAACTCAAATTGAGTATTATGACACCTACTGTTAGATTGATTGATCGATGGTTGATTTACACTACAGCAGCACATAAGGTTACATTATAACCAGCTAACAGTTAGACGAATATTTCACAGTATTTCAAGCAAGAATTCTTTTTAACCAGGATATTCATTGTTGTATTTCAGATTTCCTTTGGAGTCAGGAAGAACACAGGAATATGGGAGCATGGACATTTGTCTCTCCAAGGTTTAATAATTTAGTTGGATGCCAggtatgttttaaaatttatctttttctactgtatgttgtttataaaaaaaagacttcCTTCAACTGAATAGAACAATTGATTTTATtccagaaataaataaatgacaaaaatatagtgctaaaaaattaaatttgcaTGTTGAACGTTATTTATTCAAAGTGATGATTTCagtttttgtttacatattacTTATCATCAGCTGGTGGCATGAATGATCCTTtgcaaaacagaagaaaaaaatataaacaaaatgggCCAGAAAAGTAATTAGAGAATAATGGTCTTAATGGGGTACTAAAATATTAAGAAGAATGAATTTTGATCACTAAAAGATGACTAGAGAAAAATGTGTGGAAAATGAATACAGACTCAAAAAATCACTTTCCGGTTTGACCCTATTTTGAGCTCacgccaagtgagcttttctcatcacttggcgtccagtgTCTGTCGTCGTTGTCTGGCGTCTGTCGTtgtcatccgtcgtcgtcgtcgtccattgtcgttaacttttacaaaaatcttcttatCTGAAACTATtaggtaaaatttaacaaaacttggccacaatcatcattggggtatctagtttaaaatatgtgtcctGTGACCcatccaaccaaccaagatggccaccatggctaaaaatagtacataggggtaaaatttagatattggcttttaactctgaaaccaaagcattaagagcaaatctgatatggataaagttgtttatcaagtcaagatctatgtgccctgaaattttcagatgaatcggacaactggttgttcggttgctgcccctgaattggtccgagaccacaattgtcgtcccttgcttttcgttgttcacgtatatagtccctagtgttgacagtgggttacttgccattaatttttataccccttccaaatttatttctccatgtttaatgcctcaaattgcaagtagggggatgaaattacactgtaaaaaaatttgggttcagaattttaaaggaaagtagtgatttggtccagctaaaaaaggttgaaaattagcacttcggaagctgtcaaaagatttcaagacgccctaaacacaaaattgtccatattttgagttagagccgatgaagttttctataattttgatataatttgtcccaaaagtagtacaacacactgtaaaagtttctttgagaaagcgcaggtgggattttttttattttcatttatgttttaaaagaaatgcactaagaaataattgtgttctcggaccaattggtaatgttaaggaaattttgccgtttttggtttttatcttgaatattattatatatagagataaactgtaaacagcaataatgttcagcaaagtaagatctacaaataagtcaatatgaccaaaattgtcagttgaccccttaaggagttattgccctttatagtaattttttaccaatttttcgtagacttttgtaatcttttacgaaatcttctactctgaaactactgggcaaaatttaaccaaacttagccacaatcttTATTAGggtattgtgttttaaaaatctgtgcggtgacccagccaaccaaccaagatggccaccgtggctaaaaatagaacacaggggaaAAAATATAGAATTTGGCTTACaaatctgaaaccaaagcatttaaagcaaatctgtcgagggtttaaattgtttatctagtcaaaatctatctgttgtgaaattttcagatgaattggacaactggttgttgggttgctgcccccaattggtaatttttaaagaaattttgccgttattgGTTATTActttgaatactattatagatagagataaattgtaaacagcaataatgtttagtaaaataagatctacaaataagtcaacatgaccaaaattatagatagagaaaattttaagtagcaagaatgttcagtaaagaaagatctacaaaaaacacatcaccatcaccaaaacacaattttgtcatgaatccatctgtgtcctttgtttaatatgcacatagaccaaggtgaacgacacaggctcttaagagcctttaGTTATGTCTCTTATATACACTGGACTTATTAtgctaaaattatttttattatattgtagttACGGTatgatagtaattttttttttattttattgtagttACGATATGTAGGAAGAGATCATTTAGGTTCTCCTGCTACAGGTATTGGTGAAGTACATAGACAAGAAAGTATACAGATCATCGAGGATACATTTAGTTAAGGAACGATTCATATATGTAAAGATTATGTTCAGCATTAATGTATATCTGGGATAACATGTGTATGTGTGCAAGTTTTTTAATTGACCATTGTAATAAAATTACCGGTGTATACATTACATCACAAGTCTTAAAAAGGCAGAGCTATAATTTTACCAGATATTGATGATATTCgtaattaaggtggtacataacactacagggagataactctgtaaagctagttaaacgttttaattacgttgtgttgtaaaagggatattaagcttctcaatgatcaaaattggtgtttgtaaattgctatataaccagtgtattttttctgatcaattggttggttcaaattttttgaaatttttatatttttgtttaagggtcaaagtaaatacgagtcaaattaatttaagtgaagGTGTTGAGTACCACCTtaagtgacaattttttttattatttagaaaaacCAAATTCTAgtccatgaaatatttgccactggatgttaagatATTAATCAATTGGTAATCAGGCAGTCCTACCTAGtctttatattcaaaataatatatcaaaattaaccTGTAAATGTCTTGcatgtttataattatttttttagccTTTTTAGTTTGAAGCcagaaaatatgttttaactttgATCTCATCTTAGaacatttttctaaaatcataTCAAGTATACATAATTTTGTTATGGTTTGATTTCGTTATATTGATACTTGTGAATAATATATTAGAATGagttatttaaaaacaaagtatATTAgatttgtctgtgtgtctacctATTCCTTCATTCCTtcatcaaatatttcattaataattttAGCAGGTAGTGCTGATAAAAGCTACTTCATATAAGTCAGCAACTTTTAAACAATGATGACTTGTAATGTTTGAGTATCTTTCTGATCTGTTAGGCATTATCTAGTTTCTATTTAGCAATACAGTGTAACTTTTCTCAAATTTAATATGACCATAAAATTTCctgtacaaagtaaaatcacaaaaatactgaaccaattcggaaagtccataatcacatggcaaaatcaaataacaaatttcTCCAGATGATTTATATTTGGCCATTTACTCGTCAGTTTTGAGTTGTACTGTATGATTCCTATTTCTATGGTTCTAGCAGAAACTTCTACACATTTTGGATACTTTGATTATTACATTTTGGATCATGTTTAGGGTGACAACACATGCAGGATGATTTATATTTAATCATTGCAGCCGGCTGCATCCTGTTTGCCAATAGTTTGAAAGTATACAACACTCATTCTACAAGGCAAATGTTTTTCCAACTTTTCTTGgcttcaattaaaataaatgatCAGTTATACTTCGTTTTACCTCTATCAATTTCATTCAAAGATGTATTTCTAAATTGGATTTGAATTTGTTTCATAAGAAGCTCAAGAACGTTTGACAATATTATGGTTTAAGACTTATCAGAATTTGAAGCCTCATCTGTGATCATTGAAGAAAATGAAGTATGTAACCTTGCATCAAAAGAAACataaggacacagaaattaacagccgtcaacaatgagcaaaacccatacatcATAATCAACTATAAAAGGTCTCAAAATAGTCTATAATAAAAACCGTCCTGATGTAACTGTAAAACGTGAGTTGGAAGACCTTCTAGTAGTATTTAAAGTACATAAAAAGAAGCACTGTATCAGGTATTTTATGTAAGTATGATTTGTAAGTTTTGTTATCTAACTAAGTGTTTATTTGGAAGCTTGTAAACATTGTTAGTGGTTTGCTCTGTACTATTGTTTTTGTATAATATCAGTCATCTGTGATATTTTGTCTAACATTGAActgtaataaaagaaaaataaacagagTGTTTGCATCATTAATTTTTTATGCCCAAATGCCAGTCATGtgacttttttttaaaggcaTTTACAAAATTCTCCTACTGAAAAAGAAAGCTTTGTTGGAGTAATATCTCTCGAGAACTTTAACATAGATCAATATTAAAGACACTGTTTTACAAATACCTGTATACTTTAATTGTCAATAATCAATTGTGTGTATGCTCTTTATAAGTGTCATGTCATGTAATGAAAATATGGTTCCAAATCCTTTCTTTATACTTTAGGCCCTCTTTGGTTTTATCGGTTCTACCACATTTGTGTTAAATTtgtaatttatcaaatatttaaaatatatcaaaactgAAGAGATATTTGTCGAAATGTGCATTTGGTGCAGTAAACTTGGTACTGTAAATGTTATTCCAATAAAGCTGATAAACAAGCTCTGAATGTCTGAAAAACtaaacaaaacttaaaacaaGAAAGCCAGACCAGCTACAGGTGTTAATCAATAGGCGTTTTGTCCCCCAGCAAATCAATGATCTAATGCTAACAAATATTCATACTTGACATAACTTAACTAAACATaggtttttcaattatttatgggttttggtgaatgtaaacagaaagatacgaggaccgagaatactgaacacaaacagagaaaacgttacttaaatggtatctttgtgcttctgaaggttatcgaaatgatagttttaaacatatactcaaattcaaatacgtcggatatcttttttaaagatagttcttgtttatgTCTAGGCTTACTATATGTTATTAGTTTTCCTCATTGTTGTAAGTCGTATGGTAACCTATAGTTTCTTGCGTCCTCGTCATTTAAACTGAGGTGTATAGTTATTTACATTGGCAAGTGTATTACAAATTCTTATTTGGATTTCAATATTGTGTAatactattagttacacagtgtgacctaatacgatatatatggtgTCAGTTCATTCTATATGAGGTGAGACCGAAGCTGGTCAAGGTCGCAGTAATTTAGAAAGCTACAAAATGATCAAAAATCGTTATCTTCTCATGATCATTTACGTATGAATCAGAAGGTGTAGAACGATCATTGTTAGGGTGCACTGCAGggtattttactatttttgcaaTACCATCAGTAATATGCAGCACACTAGATTCAAAAAGGCTGATTGATATTTGTACGGTTACCCGAGTCACCTTTTCACTGCATTACTCCTAATCATTTTCAAAGCTTTTCTTGGAGTTGAGAATTGAAGTTATTCTAGAAATTGCAGCAGCTAATTAGACTAGGTTAAACCTGATCATACAACTTCTTCATGTGCGGTTTTATTGGATCTTTTTTTGTCTTGATCCAAAAACATGTACCTGATAATAATGCCAAATTACATCTGAGATATCTTGAAACGACAAATTCAAAGAAAATTTGTCTCCACTTTTCAATGTATCTATGCATTTTGCTGCTTGTGATGTAGTTTTCTCAATTTCTCTCAGACCAACATACATTTGTAGCTCAGTTGCATATTGAGTCATTTTAGAAAATTCACTTTGCAATTGAATTATTTGTTCAGCTTCTGTTTTTAGTTGTTGTATTGACGTGTTCATCTTAGATGTCAACTGTGCTTGCCTTGATTCTAGGTCACCAAGAATATCTTGTTCTAATTTGTTTAAGAAATCATTTAACAACCGCCTCATAGATCGAATTTGTTCAGCAGCTTCTGTTTTCTGACTTTTGCAGATATTATTCCtatcattcaaatattttataatctccTCTAAGTTTTCCTTTACATTCTtcaaatctttttctaaaagttgaaCCGAGGCAGATGATTTTCCATGCTCCAGGATATCTGACAGGGGTTTCAGTCCTTGACATTTTTTGTGTTCATCAGTGATGCATGTGACACAGCAGGGACAATCATGGAACGAACAATAAAGTTCAAACTTCTTTTTGTGGTCTCTACACTGACCacttatttcaagcataaaaattgGTAATTTATGGAATTCTTTAGTTGACATAGTTATGTGGTCTagatgtttttgatttttgtgGTGTTTATCACAGTCCGTACAAAGGAACACCTCACATTTTATACACCATGTGACAGTTTCAGTAGATGTTCCATCTTCATCATAACAGAGAGTGCAATTGTCTTTATCTGATGAAGCcatattttgtcttttgatttctgAAATTAAGGGTAGAAAAAAgataactttttgaaaaaaatatcaaatgacaaaagcACAAACATATGGTACGATGATTTTAGCTTACCAATCGAGAATTTACCATGTCTTTGTCGCAACATTTCATGAAAGCCTACATATAGAATATATAGCTCCCACTTGATGTGATATTTCAGGGATCACTTTGTTATCGTGGTTTTGATAGATGGTTGCGTCTTCCAAGTATTGAGTTGAAATCCtcccttttaaaaatgtaaaagtttaGATTGAGAcgcaaatgatttttatttttacaagtaaGGCATCAAACAAGtcatttcatttgatatatttttattgtcaGAATCTTCATATCATGGTTATCGTTTGTTAATGTCGTTCATAAGTGTTTCCCGTCTCTCTCTCTTTTTTCATATAATCTGGACCGTTGGC contains:
- the LOC139515025 gene encoding E3 ubiquitin-protein ligase TRIM7-like; this encodes MASSDKDNCTLCYDEDGTSTETVTWCIKCEVFLCTDCDKHHKNQKHLDHITMSTKEFHKLPIFMLEISGQCRDHKKKFELYCSFHDCPCCVTCITDEHKKCQGLKPLSDILEHGKSSASVQLLEKDLKNVKENLEEIIKYLNDRNNICKSQKTEAAEQIRSMRRLLNDFLNKLEQDILGDLESRQAQLTSKMNTSIQQLKTEAEQIIQLQSEFSKMTQYATELQMYVGLREIEKTTSQAAKCIDTLKSGDKFSLNLSFQDISDVIWHYYQVHVFGSRQKKIQ